DNA sequence from the Brachybacterium avium genome:
CCTCCACCGCGACCCCGGCCCTGATCGGCTTCGCCGTTCGCTACTCCAGCGGTCTGCTGTGCGCACCGATGAGCGCCGCCCGCGCCGATGAGCTCGAGCTGCCGTTGATGGTGCGCGAGAACGCGGACCCGCTGCGCACCGCCTACACCGTCAGCGTCGATGCGGCCGAGGGCGTGACCACCGGCATCAGCGCCTCCGACCGTGCCCGCACCCTCCAGGTGCTCGCCGGGCAGGACACCGTGCCCACCGACCTGATCCGTCCCGGGCACGTGCTCCCGCTGCGCGCGAAGGACGGCGGGGTGCTCGAGCGCCGCGGCCACACGGAGGCAGCCGTCGACCTCACCCGCCTGGCCGGGCTGCCCGCCGTGGGGATGATCGTGGAGCTGGTCCACGACGACGGCGAGATGATGCGCGGTCCCGCGCTGCGCGACTTCGCCGACCGGCATGACCTGCGGATGATCTCCATCGAGGACCTGGCTGCGCACCGTCGGCGCACCGACCGTCCGGCCCTGGAGATCACCGCGCCGGTCCCGCTGCCCACCCCGCACGGCACCTTCGAGGCGCTCGCGGTGCGCGAGGGGACCGCGGAGCACCTGGTGCTGGTGCGCGGGGACGTCACCACCGATCGGCCGGTCCTGACCCGCGTGCATTCCGAGTGCGTGACCGGGGACGTCTTCGGCTCGCGCCGCTGCGACTGCGGCCCCCAGCTCCAGGAGTCCCTGGCGCGGATCGACGAGGCCGGTCGCGGGGTGCTGATCCTGCTGCGCGGTCACGAAGGGCGCGGCATCGGCCTGGTGGAGAAGCTGCGGGCCTACGCCCTGCAGGACGCCGGCCGGGACACGGTCGACGCCAACCTCGAGCTCGGCCTGCCGGTGGACTCCCGCTCCTTCGCGGCCGTGCCCGGCATCCTCGCCCATCTGGGGGTGACCGCGGTCGAGCTGCTCACCCACAACCCGGAGAAGGCCCACGCCCTGGTCGGCGGGGGCGTCGAGGTGACGGGGACCATCGACCTCGACACCCACCCCACCCCGGAGAACCTCACCTACCTCACCACCAAGCGGGACCGGCTGGGGCATCACCTCCGTGATCTCCCGACCCTGCCCACCACCACCGAAGGAGAGACCGCATGAGCGGCCACGGAAGCCCCACGGCACAGATCCCCCACAGCAGCGGCACCCGGCTCGCGATCGTCGCCGCGACCTGGCACGAGCAGGTGATGGACGGGCTGCTCGCCGGGGCGCTGCGCGGCGCTGCCGAGGCCGGCATCGCCGAGCCGACGGTGGTGCGCGCCCCCGGCTCCTTCGAGCTGCCGGTGCTCGCCGACGCCCTGGCCCGCGATCACGATGCCGTGGTGGCGCTCGGCGTGGTGGTCCGTGGCGGCACCCCGCACTTCGAGTACGTGTGCGAGGCGGCGACCGACGGCTTGACCCGGGTCGCCCTCGACCACGGCGTACCGGTCGGCTTCGGTCTGCTGACCTGCGATGACGAGAAGCAGGCGCTCGATCGTGCGGGTCTGCCCGGCTCCGTCGAGGACAAGGGCTACGAGGCCGCGGCCGCGGCGCTGACCACGGCGCACGTGCTGGCGGGCCTCGCGGCCGGGCGCGAGGGAGGATCCTCCCGGGTGTGAGCGGAGCGGCGCCGGGGCCGTGAGCGCGGGATCGCGAGGGGATCGCCACGAGAGAAGGCCCCTGTGCCGCACGATCATCCCGGGCGGGGTATGGGACCTCGTCCCACGGCCTCCGGAGCCGGATTCGAGGCATTTCCGGGCCTCCTGGGGGTGGATGCACGTCGCGTCGTCCACAGCTGTGACGGGGCGAATAGGTTCGGCGAGCGTTCTCCGCTAGAATCAGGGAGGTTCGGCCGACGTCTTCCGACGTCCCCGCGGACTTCAGCCGTCGGCGTGCTCGCCGGGGCCGGTCAGTCGCCGCTCGCGCGCGTACGCGCGCGCGGCATTGAGTGGGTCCCGCGCCTGTGCGCCGGAGCTCCTGCCCGCGAGGTCCTGCCGAACCGCCCCGCCGTCTTCCGAGCGGGGGACCCTGGACTGCGAGGAGCCACATCAGGTGAGCGACAGCGACCGCCCCATGCCCGATCAGGACGTGCCCACCGGCACCCCCGACCCGTCCCCCGGAACGGCCGACGCAGCGGCGGCATCCTCGATCACGCCCACCACGGCCGGTGAGCGCGCGGCGCACGCCCCGGAGCACTACGACGCCTCGGACATCACCGTCCTCGAAGGCCTCGAGGCGGTCCGCAAGCGGCCCGGCATGTACATCGGCTCCACCGGTGAGCGCGGCCTGCACCACATGGTCCAGGAGATCGTCGACAACTCGGTCGATGAGGCGATGGCCGGCCACGGCGACTCCATCGAGGTCACCCTGCTGGCCGACGGCGGCGTGCGCTGCATCGACCATGCCCGCGGCATCCCCGTCGCGATGCACCCCACCGAGGGCAAGCCGGCCGTGGAGCTGGTGCTCACCGTCCTGCACGCCGGCGGCAAGTTCGGCGGCGGCGGCTATGCGGTCTCCGGTGGTCTGCACGGCGTGGGCTCCTCCGTGGTCAACGCCCTGTCCATCCGCATGGAGGTGGAGATCCGCCGCGACGGGAACGTGTGGCGCCAGGCCTACTCCCGCGGCGTGCCGGTCACCGAGCTCGAGAAGGGCGAGGAGACCGAGGAGACCGGCACCACCATCACCTTCTGGGCCGATGACGAGATCTTCGACGAGACGATCTACGATTTCGAGACGCTGCGCAAGCGGTTCCAGCAGATGGCGTTCCTGAACAAGGGCCTGCGCCTGACGCTGACCGATGAGCGCGCTCCGGACAGCGACCAGGACGAGGAGGACGACGACCTGGTCGACGTCGAGCTCGAGGCGGAGGCGGAGGCCGGGGCGAAGGACTCCGGTCCCCGAACGATCTCCTACCTCTACGAGCGCGGTCTGCAGGACTTCGTCGAGTTCATCAACACCACCAAGCGGGCCGAGGTCATCCACCCCGAGATCATCTCCTTCGAGTCCGAGGACACCGAGGCGAAGATCTCCGTCGAGGTCGCGATGCAGTGGACCGGTGCCTACTCGGAGTCGGTGCACACCTACGCCAACACCATCAACACGCACGAGGGCGGCACCCATGAGGAGGGCTTCCGCTCCTCGCTGACCTCGATCGTGAACCGGTACGGGCGGGCCCAGGCCCTGCTCAAGGAGAAGGACGCCAACCTCACCGGCGAGGACATCCGGGAAGGCCTGACCGCGGTGATCTCCGTGAAGCTGGGGGAACCCCAGTTCGAGGGCCAGACCAAGACCAAGCTCGGCAACACCATCGCCCGCACCTTCATGGTCAAGGTGATGACCGACCAGCTGCAGGACTGGTTCGAGTCCCATCCCCTCGAGGCGAAGTCGATCGTCATGAAGGGGCAGGCCGCGGCGGCCGCCCGCGAGGCCGCCCGCAAGGCCCGCGACGCCACCCGCCGCAAGTCCCCGCTGGAGACCGGCGGGATGCCCGGCAAGCTGCGTGACTGCTCCTCCCGCAACCCCGCCGAGTCCGAGATCTTCATCGTCGAGGGCGACTCCGCCGGCGGCTCGGCGGTGCTGGGCAGGGACCCGCGCACCCAGGCGATCCTCCCCATCCGCGGCAAGATCCTCAACGTCGAGAAGGCGCGACTGGACCGGGCCCTGGACAACCAGGAGGTCCGCTCGCTGATCACCGCCTTCGGCACCGGGATCGGTGAGGACTTCGACGCCACCAAGCTGCGCTATCACAAGATCGTCCTGATGGCCGACGCCGACGTCGACGGCCAGCACATCTGCACCCTGCTGCTGACGCTGCTGTTCCGCTACATGCGGCCGCTGATCGAGCTGGGCCACGTGTTCATCGCGATGCCGCCGCTGTTCCGACTGAAGTGGTCCAACGCCCCGCACGAGTACGTGTTCAGCAACGAGGAGCGCGACGAGCGCCTCGAGGCGGGCCGCGCGGCCGGCCGTCGCATCCCCCGGGACAACGGCATCCAGCGCTACAAGGGTCTGGGCGAGATGGACTGGAAGGAGCTGCAGTCCACCACCATGGACGCGGCCACGCGCACCCTGAAGCAGGTCACGGTCGACGAGGCCGCCGACGCCGACACCATCTTCTCCGTCCTGATGGGCGATGACGTCGAGTCGCGCCGCCGCTTCATCCAGGAGAACGCCAAGGACGTCCGCTTCCTCGACATCTGATCATGGCCCCCGGGGCGGTGCCGGCCCGCCCGCGCACCCCCGGGGTCCCCACGAACCCTCGGCCCCAGCTGAAAGGCCTCTTGCCCCATGAGTGACACCCCGCAGGACCCCACGAACCCCGATCAGACCCCGAGGACGCCTCGAGCTCCGAGCAGGATCCGACGCCGGCGCAGAACGTCGGCCTCGGCGGGCAGGAGACGCCCGAGGGCGCGCACGAGATCTCCGCCGACGAGGCGGCCTCGCGCACCGTGACCCTGGTGGACCCGCTGGACGAGGACGAGGTCGACCGCATCACGCAGGTCGACCTCAACCAGGAGATGCAGCGCTCCTACCTCGACTATGCGATGAGCGTCATCGTCTCCCGCGCCCTGCCGGACGTGCGCGACGGCCTCAAGCCCGTCCACCGCCGCATCATCTACGCGATGTTCGATGGCGGCTACCGTCCCGACCGCTCCTTCTCGAAGTCCGCGAAGGTCGTCGGCGAGGTGATGGGCAACTACCACCCCCACGGCGACTCCGCGATCTATGACGCCATGGTGCGCCTGGTGCAGCCCTGGTCGCTGCGCTACCCGCTGATCCTGGGACAGGGCAACTTCGGCTCCGCCGGCGACGACGGCGCCGCGGCCCCGCGATACACCGAGTGCAAGATGGCGCCGCTGGCCATGGAGCTGGTGCGGGATATCGAGCAGGACACCGTGGACATGCAGGGCAACTACGACAACACGGTCGACGAACCCACCGTGCTGCCCGCCCGCTTCCCGAACCTGCTGGTCAACGGCTCCGCCGGGATCGCCGTCGGCATGGCGACGAACATCCCGCCGCACAACCTGCGCGAGGTGGCAGAGGCGGTCCAGTGGCTGCTGACCAACCACGAGGCCACCAAGCCCGAGCTGCTCGAGGCCTGCCTGCGCTTCATCAAGGGCCCGGACTTCCCCTCCGGGGCGACGATCGTGGGCACCTCGGGGATCGAGGACGCCTACCGCAGCGGCCGCGGCTCGATCACCCAGCGCGCCGTGGTCTCCACCGAGGAGATCAACGGCCGGATGTCGCTGGTGGTCACCGAGCTGCCCTATCAGGTCAACCCCGACACCCTCGCGCGCAAGATCGCGGAGATGGTGAAGCTGGGCAAGATCAGCGGCATCGCCGACATCACCGACGAGACCTCCGGCCGCACCGGTCAGCGCCTGGTCATCACGCTGAAGCGGGACGCCGTGGCCAAGGTGGTGCTGAACAACCTCTTCAAGCACACCCAGCTGCAGGAGAACTTCTCCGCGAACATGCTCGCGCTCGCCGGTGGGGTGCCGCGCACCCTGTCGATCGACTCCTTCGTGCGCGAGTGGACCCGGCACCAGATCGACGTCATCGTCCGCCGCACCAGGTTCCGCCTGCGCAAGGCCGAGGAGCAGATCCACATCTTCCGCGGCTACCTCAAGGCGCTCGACGCGCTGGACGAGGTCATCGCGCTGATCCGCCGCTCGCCGGACGTCGACCAGGCCCGCACCGGGCTGATCGAGCTGCTGAAGATCGACGAGATCCAGGCCAACGCGATCCTCGCGATGCAGCTGCGCCGCCTGGCCGCCCTGGAGCGCCAGAAGATCATCGAGGAGCACGACAAGCTGCAGGCCCTGATCGAGGAGTACACCGCGATCCTCGCCGATCCGCAGCGGCAGCGGGACATCGTCTCCGAGGAGCTGCAGGAGATCGTCGACAAGTACGGCGACGACCGCCGCACCGAGATCCTGCCCTTCGCCGGGGACATGGCGATGGAGGACCTCATCCCCGAGGAGGACATGGTCGTCACCATCACCCGTGGCGGCTACGTCAAGCGCACCCGCGAGGACCAGTACCGCGCCCAGAAGCGCGGCGGCAAGGGAGTGCGCGGCGCGTCGCTGCGTGAGGACGACGTGGTCGAGCACTTCTTCACCACCACCACGCACCGCTGGCTGCTGTTCTTCACCAACCAGGGCCGGGTCTACCGCGCCAAGGGCTATGAGCTGCCCGAGGCGCCGCGGGACGCGAAGGGCCAGCACGTGGCGAACCTGATGGCCTTCCAGCCGGATGAGCACATCGCCTCGGTGCTGGCGATCGACAGCTACGAGGATGCTCAGTACCTGGTGCTGGCCACCGAGTCCGGACTGGTCAAGAAGACCGCCATGCCGGCCTTCGACTCCAGCCGCACCGGCGGCATCATCGCCATCAACCTGCGTGACATCGACGGCCCCGACGGCACCCACCCCGACCGGGTGATCGCCGCCCGCGCCATCGACGCCGACGACCAGATCCTGCTGGTCTCCCGCAACGGCCAGTCCGTCCGGATGCCCGCCGATGACGGCACGCTGCGACCGACGGGCCGTGCCACCAGCGGCGTGACCGGGATGAAGTTCCGTCACGACGACCGGCTGCTGGCCATGGACGTCGCCCATCCGGGCAGCTTCGTCGTCACCGTGACCGACGGCGGCTTCGCCAAGCGCACCAGCATCGACGAGTACCGCCTGCAGGGTCGTGGCGGTCTGGGTATCCGGGTCGCGAAGCTGCCCGACGACCGCGGCCACCTGGTGGGTGCCGCCGTGGTCGAGGAATCCGACGAGCTGCTGGTGGTGATGGAGCGCGGCCGCGTGGTCCGCTCCAAGGTCTCCGAGGTGCCGGCCAAGGGACGCACCACCATGGGCGTGGTCTTCGCCAAGCCCGATAAGCGCGACCGCATCCTGCTGGTGACCACCGGCCAGGAGTCCGAGGTCGACGAGGACGAGACAGAGGCCCCGAGATCGTCGACGCCGACCCCGCCGACGACGCACCGACCCCCGGCGACGGGAGCGAGGAAGGTGTGGAGATCTCCGCAGACGACGCGCCTGAGGGTGTGAGCGATGCGGGCGATGTTCTAGGCTCTGACGAGTCCGACCAGTCGTCGACCGACGACGCCGATCCCACCAAGGAGTAATCCGTGAGCACCAGTGACTCCAGGACCACCGCCGGGCCCGCCGGCCCGGCAGAGTCCACGTCCAAGCTCCCGGCCTTCACGGAGAAGCCGTCGGCGGATTCCCCGGCGACGACCGAGACCGCCGAACAGACCTCCGAACAGACCATCGGTGCAGGCAGGGGATCGGCCTCCCGGGGTGCCAGCCGCAGTCCGAAGAAGACCAGCGGCATCGCGAATCCCGCGGAGAAGGAGCGTCGCGGTCCGCGCCGCGTGCGCCTGACCCTGGCCCGGCTGGATCCGTTCTCGGTGATGAAGCTGTCCTTCCTGGCGGCGATCGCGATCGGCATCGCCACCGTGGTCGCGGTGGTCGTGCTGTGGAACCTGGTCGAGGCGATGGGCCTGTGGGCCTACATCGATCAGCTGGGCCGGGACCTGAACAGCGGTGACCCGCTGCCGTTCATGGAGTTCTTCACCTTCTCGAAGATGACCAGCTACGGCACCATCGTCGCGGTGGTGAACGTCGTGATCATCACCGCGCTCGGCACCCTGGGGGCGTTCCTCTACAACCTGGTGGCGGCGCTGCTGGGCGGGCTGAAGATGACCTTCACCGACGAGTGAGGCCGGGCGTCACGCCGGCGCGGTGATATCGGCGATCCGGGCGCCGAGATGGGTGAGGGCCTCCTGGGCGGGCACGGTCACCGCGACCCCGTGGGCGCCGGCGCCGAGGGAGATCCTGCGCCCGGGATCGCCGGTGAGGTCTGCGTCGGCGATCACCGGCCAGGCGGTCGTGGCCCCGAAGGGCGTGATGGTCCCGCGCTCGTACCCGGTGACCTCCCGGGCGACCTCCTTGTCCGGCATCGACAGCCGGTTCACGCCCAGCACCGATCGCAGCCGTGGCCAGGAGATCTCCCGGTCGCCGGGGACCAGCACGAACAGGAAATCCCCCTCCCCGCGCCGCACCACCAGAGTCTTGACGATGTCGCGCGGCTCGACGCCGCGCGCCGCCGCCGCGTCCGCGAGGGATCGCGCCCGCTCGTGCCGGGTGATCTCGAAAGGCAGTCCCGAGGCCGTCAGGGCATCGACGGCGCGCTGTTCGCTCATGAGCCCAGAGTAGGCCCGGCGCCCGGGGCCGGAGATTGTCCTCTGCGCCCAGCGGTACGGAAGAGGCGTGAGAGTGGTCGCGGGATCCTGGGGTCGGTGCGGCGGCATCAGTAGGCTCGAGGAATGGTCTTCTCCTCGCTCGACCTCCCTGCCCGCCCCGCCGCCCCGGAGGACTATCCCTGGCTCGGGCCCGCAGTGCGGTCGGCGCTGCTGCTGAGCGACGGGGTCGCGGACCTCGACCCCAGCGGCGAGATCGGGGCCGCGACCGAGCAGCTGGACGAGCCGCTCGTGGACGTCGCCGCGATCGAGCAGGCGCTCGCGGCCGAAGGGGCGGCCCCGCTGGCCGAGCGCACCCTGGTGCTCGCCGTCGGCTCCAACCAGACGCCGCAGACGATCGCCCGCAAGTACCGTCGCTCCGGCCGCGACATCCCGGTGGCCACGCCCTTCGTGCGCTGCACCGTGCACGACCTGGCCGTCGGGCATGTCGCAGGGATCGCCGCCGCCGGCTACCTGCCGGCCGCCCCGTACCGCGCGCGGGGGAGCGGATGGAGCTGGTCGCCACCTGGTTCGATACGGCGCAGCTGGCCGTGATCGATGAGACCGAGCCGAACTACGACCGCCTCCGGCTGTCGACCGACCAGTTCCCGCTTCGCCTCGCCACCGGGCAGCAGCCACCGCAGTTCGACGTGTACGCCTCACACCGGGGCGTGCTCGCCGAGGACGACCGTCCGATCCCGTTGCGGCATCGTCAGCAGGAGATGTTCGACGAGCTGGTGGGCCTGACCGGCTCCTCGCTGACCCACGGCGATGCGGCGGAGGTCTGCGCCGCCCTCGCCGCGGCCCCCGGTGCCCTGGATGAGCTGGTCACTGCGCACGGGCTGGTCGCGCCCGATGGGCTGCCGCGCTGAGCGGAGCGCTGCTCAGACCACGCTGAAGCGCACCGAGTGCCAGCCGCTGGCACCGTTCGGTGCCGGGTTCGCGCGCTGGGAGGTCTGCAGCTCGCCCTCGGCGTCGGTGGCGCGGACCGTGACCGAGTGGTCGCCGGGTTCGGCGTCCTGCCAGCGCAGCGACCACTGCACCCAGGTGTCCTCGGTGACCTCTGCGCCGAGATCGGCCTCGCGCCAGTCCCCGTCGTCGATCTGCACCTCGATCGAGGAGATGCCCCGCTGCTGTGCCCAGGCGGTCCCGCCGAGCATCACGGCGCCCTCGGCGTCCGGGCTCAGCTCCCCGAAGGAGCGGGGCACGTCCACCCGGGAGGCGATCTTGATCGGTCCGCGCTCGGTCCAGCCCCGGGTGGACCAGTAGGCGACGTCGTCCGCGAACGTGGTGACCTTCAGCTCGGTGAGCCACTTGGTGGCCGAGACGTAGCCGTACAGGCCCGGCACCACCATCCGTACCGGATAGCCGTGCTCGGCGGGCAGCGGCTCACCGTTCATGCCCACCGCGATCAGCGAGTCGCGGTCGTCGGTCAGCGCCTCGAGGGGGGTGGAGGCGGTGAACCCGTCGATCGAGCGGGACAGGACCATGTCCGCCCCGTCCTTGACCCCGGCCCGCTCCAGCAGGGTGCGCACGGGCAGCCCCAGCCAGGTCGCGTTGCCCGCCAGATCCCCTCCGACCGGGTTGGAGACGCAGGCCAGCGTCACCTGCTTCTCGATCATCGGCTCCTCGAGCAGCTGCGCGAAGTCGATCGTGAGCTCCTGGTCCACCAGACCGTGGATCCGCAGCTGCCAGGTGCTCGGGTCCACGCGCGGTACCGCGAGAGCGGTGTCGATGCGATAGAACTCGTCGTTGGGGGTGACGAAGGGCGGCATCCCCTCGAGCTGGACCTGAGCGTCCGCGGGGATCGGCTCCGCTGTGCTGCGCGGCGTCGGCAGCACGTACTGCGCGGTCCGACGGGCGAGCTCGCGGCTCGCGGTGACGCTGCGCGCGGTCACGGCGCCGACCACGGCGAGCAGCCCCACGGCGCCGATGCCGAGCAGGGAACGACGACGGGTCCAGGCGGCCCCGGCATCGCCCACTGCGGCGGGGGCACGGACGGTCCGCAGCAGGAGCAGCAGGGTGGGGACCGCGACCACGGTGCCGACCAGGGTGGGCAGCACATCGAGCACCGAGTTCTGGGCGCGGGTGAGCACGAGGACCATCGCGAGCACGCCGAGACCGGCGAGCAGAGCGGCGGCCGGGCGGGGTCGGGTGGCTCCGAGCCGCCCGATCAGCGCGGTCAGCACCGCATACACCACGATCATCGAGGCGAACAGCACCACCTTGTCCAGGGTGCCGAACAGGCTGATCACCAGGTCCTTCACCCCAGGTGGGACGATGTCCACGAAGGCGCCGCCGACGGCCACGAAGGGCGCGGAGGAGGAGCTGAAGGCCAGCGAGAGCAGCTCCGCGACGGCCACCAGCACCAGACCGGCGACCACGCCGGAGACTGCCGACCAGCCGGGGGCGGAGCGGCGGTCGGGATCGAGCCGAGCGGACGGGGAGCTCATGACAGCACCCCGGCCGCGATCGGATCCATGGTCGGCTGTTCCGAGCCGCCGGCGGGCTCGATCGTCAGACCGACGGTCACGCCCTCCGGGATCGCGCCGTCATGCATGGCGGCGGCACCCGGGTCCTCGAGCAGCCCGGCGCTGGCGATACCGGAATCGTCGATCATCCACAGCTGGTAGGTCTCCTCCGCCGGCAGGGCGGGCAGGTCCGCGGCCTGCACGAGCATCGCCCCCTGCTGACGGGAGTACATCAGCTGCAGGGAACCGCCGTCCTGGGAGGGGATGACCAGGTGCGAGGCATCGTCCGAGGCCAGGATGGTGGAGAGCATGGCCCGCTCCGCCTCGGCGTCGGCCTGCTCGGAGGCCATGGCCTCGAGGCTCGCACGGGCGTCCTGCTCGGCGATGCGCTCGTTGTTCCACAGCCCGGCCCCGGCGATGGTGGTCAGCAGCAGCGCGGACGCGGCGACCGCGGTCCAGCGGTTGCGGCGCACGCTCGCCCGGTAGCGGTCCAGGGAGACGACCTTCGCCGGTGGGTTCGGTGGTGCAGAGGCGTCCTCGACCGACGGAGCGGTCGGTCGCGGGGAGGGGACCTCGGCCGGTGCGACGTCGGGAGCCTCAGCCCTGGCCGTGTCGGTCTGCGTCTCCTCCTGCTCCGGGAGGGGGAGAGCTGGCGGGTGGTGCCGATGCGGGCCATCACTGCGGCCTTCAGCTCCGGGCGCGGGGCGAGCGGGGGGAGGCTGCCGGCGAGCTCGGCGGCGGTCTCCTCGAAGGCGGCGGCCTCGGCGGCGGCCTCGGTATCCTCCTCGAGGTAGCGGCGCATCTGCTCGCGCTCCTCCGCGTCCAGGGCGTTCAGGGCCCAGGCACCGGTCATGGTGTGCTTCTGCTCGTTCACGAGGTCACCCCCAATCTGTCCCGCAGCACGATCATGCCGTCCCGGATCCGAGTCTTCGCCGTCCCGATGGGGATGTCGAGCAGGGCGGCCACCTCGCGATGGCTGTATCCGCCGAAGTAGGCGAGGCGGATCGCCTCTGCCTGCGCCGAGGTGAGCGCTCCCATCGCCGTCTGCACCCGCTGGCTCTCGACCCTCATGATCCCCTCCTCCTGAACATCCACGACCTGCTGCTCCATCTGCAGCAGACCTTCCTCGGAATCCCTCCGGCGCGAGGCTTCGCTCGAGCGCACCGTATCGACCGCGCGGCGGTGGGCGATGGTGCACAGCCAGCCCCGTGCGCTGCCGCGATGGGCATCGAAGCGGGTGGCCTGCCGCCATACCTCCACGAACACCTCCTGCAGCACCTCCTCGCTCATCGCCACGTCCCGCACCACGCGCCGGATCAGTCCGAACAGCAGCGGTGCGGTGTCGTCGTACAGGTGGGAGAAGGCGTCCTCGTCGCCGAGAGCGATGCGGCCCAACAGCTCGGGGAGCGTGGGTGCCCGCAGCTCCTCACCGTGCAGCGGGCGCAGAGCGGCATCACCGGGTGACCGGTTCGCCGCGTCGGCGGGGGTGGGCTCCGGAGGCATGCGACTCCTTCTGTGCGGGGGCCCGAGCGGGCGGAGGGGGTGGTGCGCCCACCCCTCGCCCGCTCGGGGCGACAGTGCAGTCTGTCCCGCTCAGCCCTGCTCCGCCATCATCGGAGGCATCAGA
Encoded proteins:
- the sigK gene encoding ECF RNA polymerase sigma factor SigK encodes the protein MPPEPTPADAANRSPGDAALRPLHGEELRAPTLPELLGRIALGDEDAFSHLYDDTAPLLFGLIRRVVRDVAMSEEVLQEVFVEVWRQATRFDAHRGSARGWLCTIAHRRAVDTVRSSEASRRRDSEEGLLQMEQQVVDVQEEGIMRVESQRVQTAMGALTSAQAEAIRLAYFGGYSHREVAALLDIPIGTAKTRIRDGMIVLRDRLGVTS